The following proteins are encoded in a genomic region of Nicotiana sylvestris chromosome 4, ASM39365v2, whole genome shotgun sequence:
- the LOC104232582 gene encoding transcription factor bHLH143-like has translation MEKDFGSLFHHQYSDLQLAHLNFSYPRFDIGQLNYFPTYMTPQSNEVPMNGNSPFFTFSGLLQSNASQPTEPSNWLYCSAPFYQGVAPVSTALPEEKLAPRAIEYPNAGTASTQKRFLVFDQSGDQTTLIYSSANATPVQCPSSLNPTPPALYNLVKEDPEIKKNEVSPFGHFFGDEYYEESNRDDVESEMREDTEELNVLLYSDDDYYSEDDEERSTGHSPSTMTTHDLPECFNERGEEVASSAKPTKRLKLLDGSYDAPSLRDTATSAKAYTCSDLEDDAQSSCANGFDQVSGAPCSPSGKKRLRKDKIRETISILQEIIPGGKGKDSMVVIDEAIRYLRSLKVKAKSLGLDSL, from the coding sequence ATGGAAAAGGACTTCGGATCTTTGTTTCATCACCAGTATTCAGATCTGCAGTTAGCCCATTTGAATTTTTCTTATCCTCGATTTGATATAGGGCAGCTGAATTATTTTCCTACTTACATGACTCCTCAGTCAAATGAGGTTCCTATGAATGGGAATTCTCCCTTTTTCACATTTTCTGGGCTTCTACAGTCAAACGCAAGCCAGCCAACTGAACCTAGCAATTGGTTATATTGTTCGGCTCCGTTCTACCAGGGAGTTGCTCCTGTTTCGACCGCTTTACCGGAAGAGAAGCTTGCTCCTCGAGCAATCGAATATCCTAATGCAGGCACCGCATCTACTCAGAAGAGATTCCTTGTTTTTGATCAATCTGGTGATCAAACAACTTTGATCTATAGTTCTGCTAATGCTACTCCTGTACAATGCCCGTCTTCTTTGAATCCAACACCACCTGCCCTTTATAATTTGGTTAAGGAGGATCCAGAGATTAAAAAGAATGAAGTTTCTCCATTTGGGCATTTTTTTGGTGATGAATATTATGAAGAAAGTAACAGAGATGATGTCGAAAGTGAAATGCGTGAGGATACTGAAGAACTGAACGTCCTACTCTATTCAGATGATGATTATTATTCCGAGGATGATGAAGAAAGAAGCACTGGTCACTCGCCTAGTACTATGACAACTCATGATTTACCAGAATGCTTTAACGAAAGGGGTGAAGAAGTAGCTAGTTCTGCGAAGCCAACCAAAAGGCTTAAACTGTTAGATGGTAGCTATGATGCACCGTCGCTTAGGGATACTGCAACCTCTGCAAAAGCCTATACGTGCTCCGACTTAGAGGATGATGCACAATCCAGTTGCGCCAATGGCTTTGACCAAGTTTCAGGAGCACCGTGTTCTCCATCTGGGAAAAAGAGGCTAAGAAAAGATAAAATTCGCGAGACTATAAGTATTTTGCAGGAAATAATCCCTGGAGGGAAGGGAAAAGACTCGATGGTTGTTATAGATGAAGCAATCCGTTACTTGAGATCCCTGAAGGTGAAAGCCAAGTCTCTAGGACTTGATTCTCTTTGA